One Deinococcus sp. Marseille-Q6407 genomic region harbors:
- a CDS encoding helix-turn-helix domain-containing protein: MFNAAPYNKTLKSCAYYYLVVIILGMRPGTAIKKIREARGLSQQELAARLKISQSRISQVENRDDEDLMLGTLRSFAEALGVSVALLVDESMFQAALPEVATKEGKEGAA; this comes from the coding sequence ATGTTCAACGCTGCTCCCTATAACAAAACCCTAAAGAGTTGCGCCTACTATTACCTTGTGGTTATAATACTTGGGATGAGACCAGGCACAGCCATTAAAAAGATTCGAGAGGCCCGCGGCCTGTCTCAGCAGGAACTCGCCGCCCGTTTGAAAATCTCCCAAAGCCGTATTTCGCAGGTGGAGAATCGGGACGATGAAGACCTGATGCTGGGCACTTTGCGTTCGTTCGCTGAGGCGCTTGGCGTATCTGTAGCTCTCTTGGTAGATGAATCCATGTTCCAAGCAGCCCTGCCAGAAGTGGCCACTAAAGAAGGGAAAGAGGGTGCGGCATGA
- a CDS encoding helix-turn-helix domain-containing protein, whose translation MNTATIMSDTKKTPRKAKNGPYYEAGRFIKDRRLELGLSQNELAQRYGASQGYISSIERGWENLLNASAVFYERMGAALEMDAFALMNALGVEFSVARNLDGRQSSISPVSEISHSGYVTVVIKVKNRAPQLPSTERTITLPSKIAEMGEAHGYRYEYPTVDVVPAGVDVVYISRPPQPDDLVVFEVALPEGQTEIHVGYFNGPDSVELDQPISKLLPLVVRPLRILGVVQSFVATAQPRRQKLN comes from the coding sequence ATGAACACCGCTACGATTATGTCTGACACGAAGAAAACCCCACGTAAGGCAAAAAATGGGCCTTATTACGAAGCTGGGCGGTTCATTAAGGACCGCCGCTTAGAGCTGGGCCTCAGCCAAAATGAACTAGCCCAACGATATGGAGCGAGCCAGGGATATATCAGCAGCATAGAGCGGGGTTGGGAAAACCTACTAAATGCCAGTGCGGTGTTCTATGAGCGCATGGGCGCTGCCCTTGAAATGGATGCCTTTGCGCTTATGAACGCTCTAGGCGTGGAGTTCTCTGTGGCCAGGAACTTGGATGGAAGGCAAAGTTCCATATCGCCAGTTTCAGAAATTAGTCACAGTGGCTATGTTACAGTCGTAATCAAGGTGAAAAACAGAGCTCCCCAACTGCCTAGCACAGAACGCACGATCACCCTTCCCAGCAAGATTGCCGAAATGGGCGAAGCGCATGGCTACCGTTATGAGTACCCCACTGTAGATGTCGTACCGGCCGGCGTGGACGTGGTATATATCAGCCGCCCGCCACAGCCGGATGATCTCGTTGTGTTTGAGGTGGCTCTGCCCGAGGGACAAACTGAAATCCATGTTGGCTACTTCAACGGCCCGGACAGCGTTGAACTTGACCAGCCGATCAGCAAGCTGTTGCCACTGGTGGTTCGGCCACTTCGGATTCTCGGCGTTGTGCAGTCCTTCGTCGCTACGGCGCAACCACGCCGACAAAAGCTGAACTAA
- a CDS encoding DNA cytosine methyltransferase, with protein MKAPTYPPLFPSMAVCQAAPGELVIDSFAGAGGASTGMEWALGRPVDHAINHSATALSLHRVNHPHTVHSIEDIWEVDPRDVAGKQRVALAWFSPDCRHFSKAKGGKPVEKKIRGLAWVAVRWAATVRPRVIILENVEEITTWGPLKDGRPDPTQKGREWNAFLNALRRQGYEVEYRELRACDYGAPTIRKRLFLVARCDGRPIVWPEPTHADPSDPRVRAGLLQPYRTAAECIDWDLPCPSIFRRKKPLVRNTLNRVAQGMRRFVLEAEQPFIVTCNHSGAGFRGQSLHEPKKTITAAHDAHGLVQGYFVPSYSEAPGQKPRATKVGQPSPTVVTSGNGSRLATAHLVRHMGGGLKPEHASYSADEPARTVLAQGGPQGLVSGALVAYYGSEQDGQALTEGCRTIATRDRFALTTGTLMRQFGTSTAAPADAPVGTITAEGQGKTGLIEGSWTTPPLPAGQLARAREVHGFLAEYLGAEVLAPYSHGGLVIMHVQGEPYILADIGLRMLTPRELARCQGFPDSYVLDRTAEGKPVSKAAQVRGIGNSVCPQMAEVLTRAQLGAQMQEAAD; from the coding sequence GTGAAGGCACCCACCTACCCGCCCCTTTTCCCGAGCATGGCTGTCTGCCAGGCGGCCCCCGGCGAGCTGGTGATCGATTCATTCGCTGGAGCTGGCGGCGCCAGCACGGGTATGGAGTGGGCCCTGGGTCGACCGGTTGATCACGCTATTAACCACAGCGCCACGGCACTGAGCCTGCACCGTGTCAACCACCCCCACACTGTTCACTCCATCGAGGACATCTGGGAAGTGGACCCCCGCGACGTGGCTGGCAAGCAGCGTGTGGCGCTGGCGTGGTTTTCGCCTGATTGCCGGCACTTCAGCAAGGCCAAAGGCGGCAAGCCGGTCGAGAAGAAGATTCGCGGCCTGGCCTGGGTTGCCGTGCGCTGGGCTGCCACGGTACGTCCCCGGGTGATCATCCTGGAGAACGTCGAGGAGATCACGACCTGGGGACCGTTGAAAGATGGCCGGCCCGACCCGACCCAGAAGGGCCGCGAGTGGAACGCCTTTTTGAATGCGCTGCGCCGTCAGGGATACGAGGTGGAGTACCGCGAGCTGCGGGCCTGCGATTATGGCGCCCCGACGATCCGCAAGCGGCTGTTTCTGGTGGCCCGCTGTGATGGGCGGCCCATCGTGTGGCCGGAGCCGACGCATGCCGATCCCAGCGACCCCCGCGTGCGGGCAGGGCTGCTTCAGCCATACCGGACGGCCGCCGAGTGCATTGACTGGGATCTGCCCTGCCCCAGCATCTTCAGGCGCAAGAAGCCGCTGGTCAGGAACACCCTTAACCGGGTGGCCCAGGGCATGCGCCGGTTCGTACTGGAAGCCGAGCAGCCGTTCATTGTCACCTGCAACCACAGCGGGGCGGGTTTCCGGGGGCAGAGCCTACACGAGCCGAAGAAGACCATTACGGCTGCCCATGACGCCCACGGCCTGGTTCAGGGATATTTCGTGCCCAGCTATAGCGAAGCCCCTGGCCAGAAACCTCGCGCCACCAAAGTGGGTCAGCCCAGCCCTACAGTTGTTACCAGTGGGAACGGGAGTCGTCTGGCCACCGCCCATCTGGTGCGCCACATGGGCGGCGGCCTAAAGCCCGAGCACGCCAGCTACTCAGCAGATGAACCTGCCCGCACCGTGCTGGCGCAGGGCGGCCCCCAGGGTCTGGTGAGCGGTGCGTTGGTGGCCTACTACGGCAGTGAGCAGGACGGCCAGGCTCTGACCGAAGGCTGCCGCACCATCGCCACCCGTGACCGCTTCGCTCTGACCACCGGCACCCTGATGCGCCAGTTTGGCACGAGCACCGCTGCGCCGGCAGACGCCCCCGTGGGTACCATTACCGCCGAAGGGCAGGGCAAGACTGGCCTGATTGAAGGGAGCTGGACAACCCCGCCACTTCCTGCAGGGCAGCTGGCCCGCGCCCGGGAAGTACACGGCTTCCTGGCCGAGTACCTGGGGGCCGAGGTGCTGGCCCCCTACAGCCACGGCGGGCTGGTGATCATGCACGTGCAGGGTGAGCCGTACATTCTGGCCGACATCGGCCTGCGGATGCTGACGCCCCGTGAGCTGGCCCGCTGCCAGGGCTTTCCCGACAGCTACGTGCTTGACCGGACAGCTGAAGGCAAGCCGGTCAGCAAGGCGGCACAGGTGCGTGGCATCGGCAACAGCGTCTGCCCACAGATGGCCGAGGTGTTGACGCGTGCCCAGCTGGGTGCGCAGATGCAGGAAGCGGCGGACTGA
- a CDS encoding ParA family protein, translating to MIIGILSRKGGVGKTTLAVHLAGLLAQEDTTVLVDEDDTRNATTWAARGELPFTVVGPAGMARAARAHEHIVVDSRGGMNSDDMQGLYEGADRIVVPVSNEYMALDTLIQTADILRQVDPELEKLRVVMTMVKKGRKLNDAREALGGLGLMPVQPTVRFSEAFRDASAGGVLVRDVTGNRLAKNCWGDVREVLQAVRA from the coding sequence ATGATCATTGGCATCTTGAGTCGTAAAGGTGGCGTGGGCAAGACCACGCTGGCGGTGCATCTCGCGGGGCTGTTGGCGCAGGAGGACACCACCGTCCTGGTGGATGAGGATGACACCCGCAACGCAACAACCTGGGCCGCCAGGGGAGAGCTGCCGTTTACCGTGGTTGGCCCTGCCGGTATGGCGCGGGCTGCGCGGGCGCATGAGCACATCGTGGTGGACAGCCGGGGCGGCATGAACTCGGATGACATGCAGGGGCTGTACGAGGGTGCCGACCGGATTGTCGTACCGGTCAGCAACGAGTACATGGCGCTGGATACCCTGATTCAGACGGCCGACATCCTGCGGCAAGTGGACCCGGAATTAGAGAAGCTGCGCGTGGTGATGACGATGGTCAAGAAGGGCCGCAAGCTGAACGATGCAAGAGAGGCGCTGGGCGGCCTGGGCCTGATGCCGGTGCAGCCCACCGTGCGTTTCTCTGAGGCGTTCCGGGATGCCAGCGCGGGCGGCGTGTTGGTGCGGGACGTGACCGGCAACCGTCTGGCAAAAAACTGCTGGGGTGATGTCCGCGAGGTGCTGCAGGCGGTGCGGGCGTGA
- a CDS encoding M23 family metallopeptidase, which produces MTPICNPVLETATIKYSVQPGCHWLDAKYYPGTKQAHTGCDLNATTGGDTDYGNRVRCVADGIVQAAGNYPTWGGIVLISHPELGVYTQYAHLINIAVKPGDTVKMGDPVGQIGKGAKNQFMAHLHFEVRKSRLAPDYWPSAHVDTRAAAAKFIREHYLDPEAWLEQHGAMRGYDEVMQARGEGKPIKSYPEVPALPPKPAPATARPERKPIYLWVQVQNPDGTLRPKEVVSIPVNEQGLLLVQANGKPKVVRVPEARLTEGEY; this is translated from the coding sequence ATGACTCCGATATGTAACCCCGTGCTGGAAACAGCCACCATCAAATACAGCGTCCAGCCCGGCTGCCACTGGCTGGACGCCAAATACTACCCAGGCACCAAGCAGGCGCACACCGGCTGTGACCTGAACGCCACCACCGGAGGCGATACCGACTACGGCAACCGGGTGCGCTGCGTGGCGGACGGCATTGTGCAGGCTGCAGGCAATTACCCCACCTGGGGCGGCATCGTATTGATCAGTCACCCGGAGCTGGGCGTCTACACCCAGTACGCGCACCTGATCAACATTGCCGTCAAACCCGGAGACACCGTCAAGATGGGCGACCCGGTCGGGCAGATCGGCAAGGGGGCCAAGAATCAGTTCATGGCGCACCTGCACTTCGAGGTCCGCAAGAGTCGCCTGGCACCCGACTACTGGCCCTCTGCACACGTGGACACCCGCGCCGCTGCAGCCAAGTTCATCCGCGAACACTATCTGGACCCGGAAGCGTGGCTGGAGCAGCACGGGGCCATGCGCGGCTATGACGAGGTGATGCAGGCCAGAGGCGAAGGTAAACCGATCAAGAGCTACCCGGAAGTGCCGGCCCTGCCGCCCAAGCCTGCCCCGGCCACAGCACGGCCAGAACGCAAGCCGATTTATCTCTGGGTGCAGGTCCAGAACCCGGACGGCACCCTGCGGCCAAAGGAAGTGGTCAGCATCCCAGTGAATGAACAAGGGCTGCTGCTGGTGCAAGCCAACGGCAAACCGAAAGTCGTGCGTGTGCCGGAAGCCCGGCTGACGGAAGGAGAGTACTGA